One genomic segment of Hevea brasiliensis isolate MT/VB/25A 57/8 chromosome 3, ASM3005281v1, whole genome shotgun sequence includes these proteins:
- the LOC110655013 gene encoding DNA topoisomerase 6 subunit A codes for MAICQSTAFSRKMPQPSFITKSISAPLFLAASTGHRHRAIKFLPKRQSHTIVRSAVSRSSGIESSGLVSEDTTNLLDTVKVFNLEGNGIPISDLWKDRKAVVAFARHFGCVLCRKRADYLAAKKDIMDASGVALVLIGPGSVDQAKTFFEQTKFKGEVYADPNHSSYEALKFVSGVLTTFTPKAGLKIIQSYMEGYRQDWKLSSEKDTVSRGGWYQGGIIVAGPGKTNISYIHKVSANRLKPDSVILESLHSLLKSTSSSSSTSSKPLTLSDLSLSSACREVTDLSLLSVQSAIESLILSLTHSILSGRGFSFNVPSRAATNQLYVPELDRIVLKDKNTLRPFANNSSVRKSTITAKILSLIHQLCLRSIHVTKRDLFYTDVKLFQDQTQSDAVLDDVSCMLGCTRSSLNVIAAEKGVVVGRLIFSDNGDMIDCTKMGMGGKAIPPNIDRVGDMQSDALFILLVEKDAAYIRLAEDRFYNRFPCIIVTAKGQPDVATRLFLRKMKMELKLPVLALVDSDPYGLKILSVYGCGSKNMSYDSANLTTPDIKWLGIRPSDLDKYKIPEQCRLPMTEQDIKTGKDLLEEDFVKKNPGWVEELSLMVKTKQKAEIQALSSFGFQYLSEVYLPLKLQQQDWL; via the exons ATGGCGATTTGTCAGTCCACTGCTTTCTCGCGGAAAATGCCCCAACCCAGCTTCATCACCAAGAGTATTTCTGCGCCTCTATTTCTCGCTGCATCAACGGGCCACCGCCACAGAGCAATTAAATTCCTTCCCAAGCGTCAAAGCCACACCATCGTCCGCTCTGCAGTCTCGAGATCTAGCG GAATTGAATCTTCGGGTTTGGTGAGTGAGGACACTACGAATTTATTGGACACAGTGAAGGTGTTCAATTTGGAAGGAAATGGAATCCCAATTTCCGATTTATGGAAAGATAGGAAAGCTGTTGTTGCGTTTGCACGTCATTTTGG ATGTGTCCTTTGTAGGAAACGCGCTGATTATCTTGCTGCCAAGAAG GACATAATGGATGCATCTGGAGTGGCACTTGTTTTGATTGGACCTGGCAGCGTTGATCAG GCAAAaacattctttgagcaaactaaaTTCAAAGGAG AAGTTTATGCAGATCCTAACCACTCATCATATGAGGCGCTAAAATTTGTTTCCGGGGTTTTGACCACATTTACTCCTAAA GCAGGTCTTAAGATAATACAGTCGTACATGGAAGGTTATCGACAAGACTggaaactttcatctgaaaaggACACTGTGTCCAGAGGTGGCTGGTAT CAAGGTGGAATCATAGTTGCCGGTCCTGGTAAAACAAATATCTCATACATCCATAAGGTTAGTGCC AACCGCCTGAAGCCCGATTCAGTAATCCTTGAATCCCTACACTCCCTCTTAAAGTCcacttcctcctcctcctccacttCCTCCAAGCCCTTAACCCTCTCTGACCTCTCCCTCTCCTCCGCGTGCCGCGAGGTTACCGACCTCTCTCTGCTCTCCGTCCAATCCGCCATCGAATCCTTAATCCTCTCCCTTACCCACTCCATCCTCTCCGGCCGGGGCTTCTCCTTTAACGTCCCTTCACGCGCCGCAACGAACCAGCTGTATGTCCCGGAGCTCGACCGCATCGTTTTGAAAGACAAGAATACCCTCCGTCCCTTTGCCAACAACTCCTCCGTACGAAAATCCACCATCACCGCCAAAATTCTCTCTCTAATTCACCAACTTTGCCTTAGAAGCATCCACGTCACAAAGCGAGACCTCTTCTACACCGACGTCAAGCTCTTCCAAGACCAGACCCAATCCGATGCCGTTCTTGATGACGTTTCGTGTATGCTGGGCTGCACCAGATCTTCTCTCAACGTGATCGCAGCGGAGAAAGGGGTGGTGGTTGGGAGGTTGATTTTTAGCGACAATGGGGATATGATTGATTGTACTAAAATGGGTATGGGAGGGAAAGCGATTCCCCCCAATATTGATAGGGTCGGAGATATGCAAAGTGATGCATTGTTCATACTACTGGTGGAGAAGGATGCAGCTTATATTAGGCTGGCGGAGGATAGATTCTATAATCGTTTTCCCTGTATTATTGTGACAGCCAAGGGACAACCAGATGTAGCAACAAGATTGttcttgaggaagatgaagatggaACTGAAATTGCCGGTTCTTGCATTGGTGGATAGTGATCCTTATGGGTTGAAGATTTTGTCAGTGTATGGATGTGGTTCCAAGAATATGTCATATGATAGTGCAAATTTGACTACTCCTGATATCAAGTGGCTGGGGATTAGGCCGAGTGATCTCGATAAATATAAGATACCGGAGCAATGCAGGTTGCCGATGACTGAGCAGGATATTAAGACCGGCAAGGATCTGTTGGAGGAGGATTTTGTGAAGAAGAATCCAGGATGGGTTGAGGAGTTGAGCTTGATGGTGAAGACAAAGCAGAAGGCTGAGATTCAGGCTTTGAGTTCCTTTGGGTTTCAGTACTTGTCTGAAGTTTATTTGCCACTGAAGCTGCAGCAGCAGGATTGGCTTTGA
- the LOC110655011 gene encoding LOW QUALITY PROTEIN: two-component response regulator-like APRR7 (The sequence of the model RefSeq protein was modified relative to this genomic sequence to represent the inferred CDS: deleted 2 bases in 1 codon), producing MSEEQNLPEHPGLKVNGIAESIKHGHGGAPQAPAAALQIAQQQQSQGGTVCWERFLHLRSLKVLLVENDDSTRHVVTALLRNCSYEVIEAANGLQAWKILEDLTNHVDLVLTEVVMPQLSGIGLLCKIISHKTRKNVPVIMMSSHDSMGLVFKCLSKGAVDFLVKPIRKNELKNLWQHVWRRCHSSSGSGSESGTQTQKSVKSKVIEKSDNNTGSNDEDDNGSIGLNVRDGSDNGSGTQSSWTKQAVEIDSPQSVSPWDQVAECPDSTCAQVVHSNAEISGDNQAPVITIKKCEDQEEQLENTTGKDPEKVVPANLHLQLEYQVENPIKLVGMKQKNMLERGSGKLKVQIDKGQLHLNSESPSSKLKYETVSLTGFTRNTIDPHMDSTEYEPSNRHSKISDTKNKASNDAKDTPPLELSLKRLRGVKDVGTAVLEDRNVVRRSDSSAFSRYNTASNSIKAPGANIKSDSPHDSSLDVTKKGSVCDMQSRSNGDRPNQCLNVGSNNIDMGSTTNHTFTKSVALKNKSAVSSTMKYLHPPSSFQPMKGDPPCASRQISSEKADEIAGTAMLTQPGGTIQELQIQHLTSHYDHHHHLLHNMQSQQQRLPSDHDDLSLKKMAAAVPHCGSSNLLGGPVEGNGGNYSINGSASGSNHGSNHGSNRQNGSSTAVNAGGTNVENDNGIAGKTESGNGSGSGSGSGNGNQVDQNKFSQREAALTKFRRKRKDRCFRKKVQYQSQRMTLAEQRPRVRGQFVWQTANESTSRSTES from the exons ATGAGCGAGGAGCAAAATTTACCCGAACATCCTGGTTTGAAAGTCAATGGCATTGCTGAAAGCATAAAACATGGGCATGGAGGGGCTCCTCAGGCACCTGCAGCTGCATTGCAAATAGCACAGCAACAGCAGTCTCAAGGCGGAACAGTTTGTTGGGAGAGGTTTCTCCATCTGAGATCCCTCAAGGTTCTGCTGGTTGAAAATGATGATTCTACACGCCATGTTGTTACTGCCCTACTTCGCAACTGCAGTTATGAAG TTATTGAAGCAGCAAATGGATTGCAAGCATGGAAGATACTAGAAGATTTGACAAATCACGTTGACCTGGTCTTAACTGAGGTAGTTATGCCTCAGTTGTCTGGCATTGGTCTTTTATGCAAGATTATAAGCCACAAAACTCGCAAGAATGTTCCTGTTATCA TGATGTCGTCTCATGACTCCATGGGCTTAGTCTTTAAGTGTTTGTCAAAAGGTGCTGTTGATTTTTTAGTGAAGCCTATACGAAAGAATGAACTTAAGAACCTTTGGCAGCATGTATGGAGAAGATGCCATAGT TCTAGCGGTAGCGGGAGTGAAAGTGGCACACAGACTCAAAAATCTGTAAAATCAAAAGTTATTGAAAAGTCTGACAACAACACTGGAAGCAATGATGAAGATGATAATGGAAGCATTGGTTTAAATGTTAGGGATGGAAGTGACAATGGAAGTGGCACCCAG AGCTCATGGACAAAACAAGCTGTAGAGATTGACAGTCCCCAGTCAGTCTCTCCTTGGGATCAAGTTGCTGAATGTCCTGACAGCACTTGTGCTCAAGTTGTCCACTCAAACGCTGAAATATCGGGTGACAATCAGGCTCCTGTAATCACTATAAAGAAGTGCGAAGATCAGGAGGAACAACTTG AGAATACAACTGGTAAAGACCCAGAGAAAGTTGTGCCAGCAAATCTACATTTACAGCTTGAATACCAAGTTGAGAATccaattaaacttgttggtatgaAACAGAAGAATATGCTCGAGAGGGGATCTGGTAAACTCAAGGTGCAAATTGATAAAGGACAGCTACATCTCAACAGTGAGAGTCCATCAAGCAAATTGAAGTATGAAACTGTAAGTCTGACAGGTTTCACCAGGAACACTATTGATCCCCATATGGATAGCACAGAGTATGAGCCTTCAAATAGGCATTCCAAGATCTCAGATACAAAAAATAAGGCCTCTAATGATGCTAAAGACACACCACCCCTTGAACTTAGTTTAAAAAGACTTAGAGGGGTTAAGGATGTTGGAACAGCAGTTCTGGAAGACCGCAATGTCGTAAGACGTTCAGACTCTTCAGCTTTTTCTAG GTATAATACAGCCTCAAATTCAATTAAGGCTCCTGGTGCGAACATTAAAAGTGATTCCCCACATGATTCTAGTTTAGATGTTACCAAAAAAGGATCAGTTTGTGATATGCAATCTCGTTCAAATGGTGATCGTCCTAATCAGTGCTTAAATGTTGGTAGCAATAACATTGATATGGGTTCCACTACAAACCACACTTTTACTAAGTCAGTGGCCTTGAAAAATAAGTCAGCGGTATCATCCACGATGAAATATTTGCACCCGCCTTCTAGTTTCCAGCCTATGAAAGGTGACCCACCATGTGCCTCTCGGCAGATTTCATCAGAGAAAGCTGATGAGATAGCTGGTACAGCAATGCTGACTCAACCAGGAGGCACCATTCAGGAACTTCAAATTCAGCACCTTACTAGCCATTatgatcatcatcatcatcttctcCACAACATGCAATCACAACAGCAACGGCTGCCATCTGACCATGATGATTTGTCATTGAAGAAAATGGCTGCAGCTGTTCCACATTGTGGGTCTTCCAATTTGTTGGGTGGGCCTGTCGAAGGTAATGGTGGCAATTACAGCATCAATGGAAGTGCTTCAGGTAGTAACCATGGCAGTAACCATGGGAGCAATAGACAAAATGGGAGTAGCACTGCAGTTAATGCTGGAGGGACTAATGTAGAAAATGATAATGGGATCGCTGGGAAAACTGAAAGTGGTAATGGTAGTGGGAGTGGAAGTGGAAGTGGGAATGGAAACCAAGTAGATCAGAACAAGTTTTCTCAGAGAGAAGCTGCCTTGACCAAATTTCGACGGAAAAGAAAGGACAGATGCTTCCGGAAAAAG GTTCAGTACCAAAGCCAGAGG ATGACATTAGCTGAGCAGCGACCGCGAGTGCGGGGACAGTTTGTGTGGCAGACAGCAAATGAGAGCACAAGCAGATCAACAGAGAGCTAA